In Methanobacterium sp. Maddingley MBC34, a single genomic region encodes these proteins:
- a CDS encoding glycosyltransferase (PFAM: Glycosyl transferases group 1) translates to MREIAKKGHQVHVLAPYTGGETEYTLEGVHVERFHYFYPRRFEKLSGRAGMIDNVKEGFLVKIQVLTFLFFNVVHSLRKLKNMDIVHVQWPIPNGLGAIFLKKIYGISYINTIHGEEIHLSKRYHVLFALRWLVNNSSKTITNSTATRKFCLEAGFDGDKIDVIPFGVDTDFFRPLDVYKDENIFQILSVGYLIERKGFEYLIRAMPHVLEQHKYARLKIVGSGPLESELKGLIYELDLGDEVEIVKNVSDEELLMIYNSSDLFVLPSIVDSQGNTEGLGVVLLEAIACGLPVIGSDVGGIPDIIINGETGLLVNEKDIKEIAEKINCAIENRPQMKKIATNGFKTVENNFSWGKIAELYLNIYKTLLY, encoded by the coding sequence ATGAGGGAGATTGCAAAGAAAGGGCACCAGGTCCATGTTCTGGCCCCATACACTGGTGGTGAAACAGAATACACTCTTGAGGGGGTACATGTGGAAAGATTTCACTACTTCTACCCTCGAAGATTTGAAAAACTTTCCGGAAGAGCTGGGATGATAGATAATGTTAAAGAAGGTTTCCTTGTAAAAATTCAGGTTTTAACCTTCCTTTTCTTTAACGTGGTTCATTCGCTTCGAAAACTCAAGAATATGGATATTGTCCATGTGCAATGGCCCATACCCAATGGTTTGGGTGCAATATTCCTGAAGAAGATTTATGGGATTTCATACATAAACACAATCCATGGTGAAGAAATACATCTTTCCAAACGTTACCATGTACTGTTTGCTCTTCGATGGCTGGTAAATAATTCATCAAAAACCATTACCAACAGCACTGCCACCAGGAAGTTCTGTCTGGAAGCTGGTTTCGATGGTGATAAGATCGATGTGATACCTTTTGGAGTGGATACAGACTTTTTTAGACCATTGGATGTTTATAAAGATGAAAATATTTTTCAAATACTCTCAGTTGGTTATTTAATTGAAAGAAAAGGATTTGAATACCTCATAAGAGCAATGCCTCATGTTCTAGAGCAACATAAATATGCTCGATTGAAAATCGTTGGATCTGGGCCACTGGAATCTGAGTTGAAAGGATTGATATATGAACTAGATCTTGGAGATGAAGTAGAGATTGTTAAGAATGTTTCTGATGAGGAATTATTGATGATCTACAATTCATCTGATCTTTTTGTCTTACCTTCCATTGTGGACTCCCAGGGGAACACGGAGGGTCTTGGAGTGGTTTTACTGGAAGCTATAGCTTGTGGACTTCCTGTTATTGGATCTGATGTTGGGGGAATTCCAGATATAATAATCAATGGTGAAACTGGTTTATTAGTCAATGAAAAGGATATTAAAGAGATTGCTGAAAAAATAAACTGTGCTATTGAAAACAGACCACAAATGAAAAAAATAGCAACAAACGGATTTAAGACAGTTGAAAACAATTTTAGCTGGGGGAAAATTGCTGAATTGTATTTAAATATTTATAAAACATTATTATATTAA